The Candidatus Methanomethylophilaceae archaeon genome includes a window with the following:
- a CDS encoding effector binding domain-containing protein has product MKYELVELKETMIAGFVARTSNSSPDMGAVIGGTWKKLFSEGGYSSIPNKTTGKTMGIYTDYEGDEHGEYTFMAGCAVDGDVPDGFDVRTLPAGKYAKFVVIGNMMTAVGEFWKELWKMGLDRTFVFDFEEYQNADPDNCEIHIYIGVKG; this is encoded by the coding sequence ATGAAATACGAGCTGGTAGAACTGAAAGAAACCATGATTGCTGGATTCGTAGCCCGTACCAGCAATTCCTCACCTGACATGGGAGCCGTCATCGGAGGAACCTGGAAAAAGCTGTTCTCGGAAGGAGGATACTCTTCGATACCTAACAAGACCACCGGCAAAACGATGGGGATCTACACCGATTATGAAGGCGACGAGCACGGAGAATACACGTTCATGGCTGGATGCGCCGTGGATGGAGATGTTCCTGACGGCTTCGATGTGCGCACGCTTCCCGCTGGAAAGTATGCGAAGTTCGTCGTCATCGGCAACATGATGACGGCGGTAGGCGAATTCTGGAAGGAGCTGTGGAAAATGGGCCTCGATCGCACATTCGTCTTCGATTTCGAGGAGTACCAGAACGCTGACCCCGACAATTGCGAGATCCACATCTATATCGGCGTGAAGGGATGA
- a CDS encoding TfoX/Sxy family protein, translated as MPSDASTLESVKEILPEITSRKMMGEYLLYKDRVLFGGIYDNRLLLKITKSSATMLADFPSDFPYEGGGEMILFPQPYDGELLRNVVDAMVEELPRRKRSLRRTASLVHVRCMYCTRPEDKSTE; from the coding sequence TTGCCGTCCGACGCCTCGACCCTGGAGTCCGTCAAGGAGATTCTGCCGGAGATTACTTCGCGCAAAATGATGGGGGAATATCTTCTCTACAAGGACAGGGTGCTGTTCGGCGGGATCTACGACAACAGGCTGCTTCTGAAGATCACCAAGTCTTCCGCCACGATGCTGGCCGATTTCCCCTCGGACTTCCCTTACGAGGGCGGAGGAGAGATGATACTCTTCCCACAACCGTACGACGGTGAGCTTCTGAGGAACGTCGTTGATGCCATGGTCGAGGAGCTGCCCAGACGCAAGCGATCGCTTCGTCGGACAGCATCCCTTGTTCATGTAAGATGCATGTATTGCACCCGTCCAGAAGATAAAAGTACAGAATAA